One window of the Archaeoglobus sulfaticallidus PM70-1 genome contains the following:
- a CDS encoding GIY-YIG nuclease family protein — MSKGSYVILMRNEKDRIIQVGKRRVYFRKGYYIYCGSHMVNLEKRIKRHFSRDKKLRWHIDYLTKEMDVLFAIMIRSGKKMECSISRVLCEEFEPYSRLGASDCKCKTHVFFSDKKPDLIPLLNDFGEVEYITPSF, encoded by the coding sequence ATGTCAAAAGGTTCCTATGTTATCTTAATGAGAAACGAGAAAGACAGGATCATCCAAGTTGGGAAAAGGAGAGTTTATTTCAGAAAGGGGTACTATATTTATTGTGGAAGCCATATGGTGAATCTTGAGAAGAGAATAAAACGGCACTTCTCCAGAGACAAAAAGCTCAGGTGGCATATTGACTACCTGACTAAGGAGATGGATGTACTTTTTGCCATTATGATCCGATCCGGTAAGAAAATGGAGTGTTCCATCTCGAGAGTACTGTGTGAAGAATTTGAACCATATAGCAGGCTGGGTGCTTCTGACTGTAAATGTAAAACGCATGTGTTTTTCTCCGATAAAAAACCGGATCTCATACCATTACTGAATGATTTTGGGGAGGTGGAATATATCACACCAAGTTTTTAA